One window of Thiomicrorhabdus lithotrophica genomic DNA carries:
- a CDS encoding mechanosensitive ion channel family protein yields the protein MDFDILLNDYAMPWAIKIVMAIAIFVIGKWVVKVIVNLVKKLLNRSESMDEMLVNFLGSIVNAILLLFVIIAALDQLGVDTSSLVALIAAAGLAIGLALQGSMQNFAAGVMIIVFKPFKSGDFIDAGGVSGVVEKVQIFSTTMRTGDNKEVIVPNGGIYGGAITNFSARDTRRVDMVFGIGYDDDIRKAKEILEGLVAADDRILKDPAPVVALSELADSSVNFIVRPWVNSGDYWAVMWDMNEKVKTSFDEAGISIPYPQMDVHLHKQEG from the coding sequence ATGGATTTTGATATTTTATTAAATGACTACGCGATGCCGTGGGCGATTAAAATCGTTATGGCAATTGCTATTTTTGTCATTGGTAAATGGGTTGTTAAGGTTATTGTTAACCTAGTTAAGAAGTTATTAAATCGTTCAGAATCAATGGACGAGATGTTAGTTAACTTTCTAGGCTCAATTGTAAATGCGATTCTATTACTATTTGTTATTATTGCAGCGTTGGATCAGTTAGGTGTGGATACATCTTCTCTGGTTGCGCTAATTGCTGCGGCAGGTTTAGCAATTGGTTTAGCGCTACAAGGTTCAATGCAGAATTTTGCAGCTGGTGTCATGATTATCGTGTTTAAGCCATTTAAGAGCGGTGACTTCATTGATGCTGGTGGTGTGTCTGGTGTGGTAGAAAAAGTACAAATTTTCAGCACAACGATGCGTACGGGTGATAACAAAGAAGTAATCGTACCTAATGGTGGTATTTATGGTGGTGCAATTACTAACTTCTCTGCTCGCGATACACGCCGTGTTGATATGGTTTTCGGTATTGGTTATGACGACGATATTCGTAAAGCAAAAGAAATTCTTGAAGGCCTAGTTGCTGCTGATGATCGTATTTTAAAAGATCCAGCACCAGTAGTCGCTTTATCTGAATTAGCCGATAGTAGTGTAAACTTTATCGTTCGTCCATGGGTTAACTCTGGCGACTATTGGGCTGTCATGTGGGACATGAATGAAAAAGTTAAAACATCTTTTGATGAAGCTGGAATCTCAATTCCATATCCTCAGATGGATGTACATCTACATAAGCAAGAAGGTTAG
- the argB gene encoding acetylglutamate kinase, whose protein sequence is MRAQQTMNLNKEQAQNIASVLTEALPYIQRFSGKTIVVKYGGNAMTDEGLKQGFARDIVLMKLVGMNPVVVHGGGPQIGDLLDRVGKQSEFIQGMRVTDTETMDIVEMVLGGLVNKEIVNLIHQAGGNAVGLTGKDGNLICATKMKMKNLAPELDAPEIIDLGHVGEVGQINTKVLDMLIQDDFIPVIAPVGVDKEGQSYNINADLVAGKIAEALHAEKLMLLTNTAGLLDKQGTLLTGLNAESVDKLVEDGTIYGGMLPKIQCALEAVQNGVHSSHIVDGRVEHAVMLEVFTDEGVGTLITA, encoded by the coding sequence ATGAGAGCACAACAAACTATGAATTTAAATAAAGAACAAGCACAGAATATTGCCTCGGTTTTAACGGAAGCTTTACCATACATTCAGCGCTTTTCAGGTAAAACCATTGTGGTCAAATATGGTGGTAATGCCATGACCGATGAAGGGCTTAAGCAAGGCTTTGCGCGCGATATTGTTCTAATGAAATTAGTCGGAATGAATCCAGTTGTTGTTCATGGCGGTGGACCACAAATTGGTGATTTATTAGACCGTGTTGGAAAGCAATCTGAGTTTATTCAAGGAATGCGTGTAACCGATACCGAAACCATGGATATTGTAGAGATGGTTTTAGGTGGCTTAGTTAATAAAGAGATTGTGAACCTGATTCATCAAGCGGGTGGTAATGCCGTAGGTCTTACGGGTAAAGATGGTAATTTAATCTGCGCGACAAAGATGAAGATGAAAAATCTTGCTCCGGAGTTGGATGCACCTGAAATTATTGATTTAGGTCACGTAGGTGAAGTAGGGCAAATTAATACTAAAGTACTGGATATGTTAATTCAGGATGATTTTATCCCGGTTATTGCACCAGTGGGTGTGGATAAAGAAGGTCAGTCCTACAATATCAACGCAGATTTAGTGGCGGGCAAAATTGCTGAAGCCCTACATGCTGAAAAATTAATGCTATTAACGAATACAGCGGGTCTGCTAGATAAACAAGGTACTCTATTAACAGGGTTGAATGCTGAAAGTGTAGATAAACTCGTAGAGGATGGTACAATTTACGGAGGCATGCTGCCAAAGATACAATGTGCTTTAGAAGCTGTTCAAAATGGTGTTCACTCTTCACACATTGTTGATGGACGTGTTGAACATGCAGTTATGCTTGAAGTCTTCACGGATGAAGGTGTTGGAACCTTAATTACGGCTTAA
- a CDS encoding YajQ family cyclic di-GMP-binding protein has protein sequence MPTFDIVSELDKHELQNALDQANKEVTTRYDFKGTDSAFELKGTTVTMKTQSDFQLDQMFDILVQKANRRGIDIKCMERKNTDVQLKTAKEDIEMKEGLDAPLAKKIIKAIKDSKLKVQAANQGDSIRVTGKKRDDLQQVMQMLKGMEDLELPLQFNNFRD, from the coding sequence ATGCCTACTTTTGATATTGTTTCAGAACTTGATAAACACGAATTACAGAACGCTTTAGACCAAGCAAATAAAGAAGTAACAACACGTTATGACTTTAAAGGCACCGATTCTGCGTTTGAGCTTAAAGGCACAACGGTAACTATGAAAACGCAGTCTGATTTTCAGTTAGATCAAATGTTTGATATTTTGGTACAAAAAGCGAATCGCCGTGGCATTGATATTAAATGTATGGAACGTAAAAATACAGATGTTCAGCTTAAAACAGCTAAAGAAGATATTGAGATGAAAGAAGGGCTAGATGCGCCTTTAGCTAAGAAAATCATCAAAGCAATTAAAGATTCTAAGTTGAAAGTTCAAGCCGCCAACCAGGGTGACAGTATTCGTGTAACCGGTAAAAAACGTGATGATCTTCAGCAAGTGATGCAAATGTTAAAAGGCATGGAAGATTTAGAGTTACCGTTGCAGTTTAACAACTTCAGAGATTAA
- a CDS encoding aminotransferase class I/II-fold pyridoxal phosphate-dependent enzyme, with protein sequence MTQKTPFTPNISKVASAIQPFHVMKILAEAKALEVAGQEIIHMEIGEPDFSSLQCINQAANQAVQKGLTHYTPTMGLPALRKKLAHFYQSFYQAEVNPNQVMITPGSSTALQLVLTATLNPGDKVILADPAYPCNRQFVNLLYAELLTIPVSHETQYQLNLEQLKKNWQDGIKVVMVASPSNPTGTVIEQTELVAMAEFLAEKNVYLIVDEIYQGLVYDRPAESVLANQNLPDNVIVINSFSKFFGMTGWRLGWTVAPKHLIPILDRLGQNLFLAAPTPSQYAALRVLDDDALCELEQRRQIFENRRNTLYHAMLNEGFTLKTLPQGAFYLYWDVSDFTDNAQQFCSALLQNTGVAITPGKDFGQFNADTHVRLAYTTDEENLQLAVKKITAFIKTQR encoded by the coding sequence ATGACTCAAAAAACACCTTTTACGCCAAACATTTCCAAAGTAGCCTCAGCCATTCAACCTTTTCATGTTATGAAAATTTTAGCGGAAGCTAAAGCGCTTGAGGTGGCTGGGCAAGAGATTATCCATATGGAAATTGGCGAACCTGACTTTTCCTCTTTGCAGTGCATTAATCAAGCAGCAAATCAAGCGGTTCAAAAAGGCCTAACGCATTACACTCCAACAATGGGGCTGCCTGCTTTACGCAAAAAACTGGCGCATTTTTACCAAAGTTTTTACCAAGCTGAAGTAAACCCTAATCAGGTTATGATTACCCCTGGTTCCTCTACCGCTTTACAACTGGTATTAACCGCCACATTGAACCCGGGCGACAAAGTCATCCTTGCGGATCCAGCCTATCCGTGTAATCGACAGTTTGTAAACTTACTTTATGCCGAGCTTTTAACCATTCCGGTTTCACATGAAACACAGTACCAACTTAACTTAGAACAGCTAAAGAAAAACTGGCAAGATGGCATCAAGGTCGTTATGGTCGCATCACCGTCTAACCCAACTGGTACAGTTATTGAGCAAACTGAATTGGTGGCCATGGCTGAGTTTTTAGCCGAAAAGAATGTCTATTTGATTGTCGATGAGATATACCAAGGCCTGGTTTATGACCGACCTGCTGAGAGTGTTTTGGCCAATCAAAATTTGCCCGATAATGTCATTGTCATTAACTCGTTTTCTAAGTTCTTTGGCATGACTGGTTGGCGTTTAGGGTGGACAGTCGCGCCCAAACATCTCATACCCATTTTAGATAGACTCGGCCAAAACCTATTTTTAGCCGCGCCTACTCCTTCACAATATGCCGCTTTACGCGTATTGGATGACGATGCGCTCTGTGAGTTAGAGCAGCGTAGACAGATATTTGAAAACAGAAGAAATACGCTTTATCATGCAATGCTCAATGAAGGGTTTACATTAAAAACACTACCGCAAGGTGCTTTTTATCTCTATTGGGATGTATCAGATTTTACCGATAATGCTCAACAGTTCTGCTCAGCTCTACTGCAAAATACAGGCGTTGCTATTACCCCTGGCAAAGACTTTGGCCAGTTTAACGCTGATACTCATGTACGATTAGCCTACACAACAGATGAAGAGAATTTACAGCTAGCAGTAAAGAAAATCACCGCATTTATAAAGACACAACGTTAA
- the dut gene encoding dUTP diphosphatase: MTIQVEYKILDSRLGNEIEMPHYGTKGSAGLDLRACIDEDMAIEPGQTVLIPTGMAIHLDDAGLAAMLLPRSGLGHKHGIVLGNLVGLIDSDYQGPLMVSVWNRGDTAYTVEVGERIAQMVIVPVLQPVFTEVQEFGDATERGVGGFGSTGTK; this comes from the coding sequence ATGACAATTCAGGTTGAGTATAAAATTTTAGATTCTCGTTTAGGTAATGAGATTGAAATGCCACATTATGGAACAAAAGGTTCTGCGGGTTTAGATTTACGCGCTTGTATAGATGAAGACATGGCAATCGAGCCTGGTCAAACTGTTTTGATTCCTACGGGTATGGCTATTCATTTGGATGATGCTGGTTTAGCAGCTATGTTATTACCCCGCTCCGGCTTAGGCCACAAACATGGAATTGTATTGGGTAATTTAGTAGGGTTAATTGACTCTGATTATCAAGGGCCATTAATGGTATCGGTTTGGAACCGTGGTGATACCGCTTACACCGTTGAAGTGGGTGAGCGTATTGCACAGATGGTGATTGTGCCTGTTTTACAACCCGTATTTACAGAAGTACAAGAATTTGGTGATGCCACAGAACGTGGTGTGGGTGGTTTTGGTTCAACAGGAACAAAGTAA